The sequence actttaatgttgacgaccgtccgcgtgaagggaggccaaaaaccttcgaagacgctgaattggaggcattgctcaatgaggatccatgtaaaactcaagaagagcttgcttcagtattaggagttacccgccaatccatttccaagcgattgcatgctttgggaatgattcagaaacaggggacttgggttccttatgagttaaaaccaagagatattgaacgtcgttttttcgcctgtgaacaactgctccagcgacaaaaaaggaagggttttgttcatcgcatcgtgacgggtgatgaaaaatggattcattacagcaaacccaaagaaaagaaagtcatggggactgcctggccatgcttctacgtcgtcgcctcggccgaatattcacgctgcgaaggttatgctatgtatttggtgggaccaagttggtgttatttattatgaactgttaaaaccaagcgaaaccatcactagggatcggtatcgacttcaattgatgcgattgagtcgagcactgcgcgagaagtggACGCAATGCCCGGAGAGGCATGAACAAGTGATTCTACAGTATGACAATGCTCGGCTTCACGTTGTCAAACCTGTTAAaatctacctggaaacactgaaatgggaaatcctaccccaaaCGCCATATTCTTCAGATATTTCGCAGTccaattatcacctgttccgatcgacggcacatggtctagctgaccagcagttccattcatatgaagacatcaaaaaatggcttgatccgtggatagcctcaaaagatgaacagttttaccgcgacggtatacgagatctaccagaaagatggaaaaaagtagtagtcagcgatgggcaatactttcaatgattcacttgtaaccatttttccaaaataaagtggtattttcatcaaaaaaacagcgagaacttagttgcgcacctaataaatagTCACCACCATCTGCTAAAATGGCTTCACATCTTTTAGTCATACTTTGTGTAaatttctgcgcaagttgtGGAGGTAATCGGCTCCAAATCAGCCGAATTTGCCTGGATAACTGTTCGGCTGCCCTTATTGGTcttcctttgagtttttgcttaactattacccaaacattttcaatggaACTCACACCAGGCGACTGTGAAGCCtaatccaacatttcaatcccattttgccGATTCCACTCGATACACCTTCGGCTTCGATGCTTGGAATCGTTGTCTTCGCAGCTGACAGTAATAATGTTTTTAGgtatattttttcatcaaaactgcattaaaattggcggtaaacacaaataaacggtCAAATCCTTTTTCGCGCCTTAACTGGATGCTAAACAGTTCTTTGAAGTTGTCGGTTATTAGCAGTACACCAGGACCGACCTATGCAATTATTCGCCACAAATGCAGGATTCTGCCGTGAATATTTCTTTTGCccaattccgttctgaattAGAGGTCCACGCACACATTCTCGAATCTCAACTTCACGACAAATTCGGATTTGTTACAAACAAATCAGTGATCTTTAACGCTTTTAGCTTCGGTATACCAGGCATTGGCAGACCTCCGAGTGGATTTTtgccctgaaaaagctccttacaaaaaatatttgctgcccgtagtggcataaaactgtagggataaagggtgtaagcggcaattatatataatatatatgtatatataccgtTGCacctatttatttatgaacgtcttcgatttcttcaaatattttgcaatatcTGCAGATGTACGTgatatttttggacctttagggtgtgtacatacatagaagCACTGCTTCAAACCATTTTTCATACGTggaactcattttgtaaaaacaaagtacgatttttaaatttctctcaAAACTAACAAACTGCACAACGCGTATTGCGGAACCgaactctaagtttgaattttgccggtcacgcttctattacacagactgtatgtacatacttgcttATCtcacttaaataatttttttaacaacctATCTACAGCTTTACGAACATATCAACTGGTGATAagcacataggtacatacacgCCTATAACGACGTCAAGTAGAAtactttttactaattaaaattaattaaggaaTGACAGAAATAACGCACAGGTGATCAATTGCTAAGGTTACTGTAGTCtcgtcaatttaaaaataaaatgcaaagtaTTTCGTATCCAATCAGATATCATTTGTTAAAGtaaattaagaaacattttGCGACTGTGTCGCTAACAAAGCAAGTATCTGACGTCATTATTAAACCAACGAGTATATCTTATCATCAGAATGTGTATTCCCAAAGCTCATATCGCTCTCAGCTCATACGATAGTCTGGAAGAATTAGCGGGAAAGATGTATAAAACTGCACGATTGCGATTATGCAGTCAGTTATTACGCTGCGAACGCTAAAGAGCAGTAACGTCAGCAGAAGAAgctaaactttttaaataaacccGATATCAGAGAAATTAATTAAGATTTTTAAGTGATACAAACTATCCAATAATGTCGTCCAAATTAGTTTTATATGGCACTAAACTAAGTCCACCCGTTCGCGCCGTGCAGCTCACCCTCAAAGCACTTAATCTTGACTTTGAGTTTCGCGAATTGAATCTCTTTTCCAAAGATCAGTTCCAACCGGAATTCCTAAAGAAGAATCCCCAACATACAGTGCCTGCTCTAGAGGATGGTGAACACATAGTTGTGGACTCGCATGCTATTGCCGCCTATTTGGTGCGCAAGTATGGCAAGGATGATGCTCTCTATCCGAAAGATTTTCACGCACGCGCCATTGTTGATCAGCGTCTATACTATGAAGCAGCCACATTGTTTGCCACCTGCCTTAAGCAAATTACCAGTCCACTCTTTTACCAGAATGTCACTGAGGTGCCAAAAGAAAAATTCGATCAAATACGCGATGCCTACACTATGCTGGAGGAATTTCTCGCCAAAAGCACCTACGTAGCTGGGGAGAATTTGACAATTGCCGATTTCAGCATCGTTTCGACGGTGAGTTCATTCAATGCGGCCTTTGTGTCAGTCGATAAGAGCAAGTGGCCGAAATTGGCTGAATGGCTGAAACGTTTGGAATCATTGCCATACTATGCGGAGGCGAATGGGGCAGGTCTAAAGATGTATGCCGATTTAATTCTTAGTAAATTGCCAAAGCAATATGAGAAGCTGTGGAAGAAGGCATTGGAAGATATCAAAAGTAGCAAGCAGTGAGTGGCAAGTGTGAGATATGCACTAAAATGAATCATAGAGTCGATTTTTGCGATGGTCGTTAAAAATGTTAAGTAGTCATTATGCAATAATACATTTGTCTTAATTgagaattgtaaataaatatttgtgagcTTATTTTTAACCGAGTAAATTGTATGGCATATGTATGAACTCGTtttgcttaaaataaattaagcaaatgtatacacataaatatttatatttacatatcgtCATCATCATTTCCAAGCCCCTTTGTGCCATTCAACTATAATGACTTTTGTCGTTGTGAAAGATGACGACATGCAATAAGGAATTAGGAAGCATTTCTTCCTTCTGTTGTTATCGTTAAACGAGCCTTCAACGGTGGCAGGTCGTTTCTAGATTGCTTTTCCACTATGCTAATATCGGGGTCACCTAATAGTAGACCCGCGAATTGTGATATTTGGGCGAGGACGCGCCACAGGgggaggggtgttagatgaggtGGTTTAAATCGGCATTTGAAGAGTTGTTTCCCCACTCCACTCTGGAATATCCTAAACGATTGTTGTTGACTTCtaaatttttaagatttatagCCTGGCAGCCGAGAATCACTTCTGTATTACTTTTGTTAGCTGGTTTTTCCACTCGATTTCaaccactttttttctttttcatttttaaaaatgttcccAGTTTGACCCTTTTCCATCACAAATTCTGTATTCTATTTTTAATACCACCTTGACCAAAAAGTTCACGGACCAACCGCCAGCgccgctctaagtcaactgattagAGCTccgtgattaacattcctaccaaaattaTCGCCTTTGCTTTGAATTTATAACagcgagtttgtattaaatgttgcgttaaaatggattcaatggcgCAAGctccttagaaatgttgggaaactgtaTCGGTGAagatacttaaaaaaaactgctttcgagtggcatgaacgcttcagaagagttcgtgagtccatcgaggatgaaaAACGTAGTGGCAGACCGTTCAcaacgaaaactgatgaaaacatcaataaagtgaaagaaaagttgataaaTAACCGAAAGTTAACCATCAGAGAACCAGAGAAGTTGAACAtcgcttatggatccgttcaggacattgtatTTAGCAAACTTTATCCCAAAGGGCctgaattttatgcaaaaaatgggccgtgttgatatcgccaaaggcatgatttccaaggctgaatctgACCCAACTTTCAGCAAAAACATCATTACGGGACCTAACGTTATTGTTCGTGACGAAACGTGAGTTTATTGGCTCGACCCTCAATCCAAACCACGTCGTTTtgagtcaaaaaagaaaagagtcagccatcgaattcacctgatacgACTAcctctgatttttttttcgatttgagcgagtcaaaaaaccactacggggaaTGTGTCTTAACAGCCGAAAAGAAGTAATAGAAAAACTGGAGAGAGCTCTCATGGctttaccgaaaatagagttccagagctggatcaaacgttGTCGTAtatgttgcagttgatggggagtgcTTTATTTCttccaatataattttttttaaccgttttcaaatttgttgaaaGAGATGCATCGCATTCCAAAAATGCGAGAACGGCGTAATCGGTTTGGATGATTATTGCTTTGTTAAGTCCAATACAAGGCTGGTTCAGAAGcacagaatttttggaaaacaccAAAGAAAAAACCGGAAAATcgtcaaaatatatattttaacatattttattgttttagtttcaacaacataaatattccccataaaTGTTAGCGGAATGCATGCTGAGGTGACAGTAACTGGCAGCATATAAACCCGGACCACTAAgataacgtagaaccaactTTTGTGAGCATTTTTTATAACGAAGTGTCCTTTCATacattatttgttaaaaaattgcacTTCTTGCAAAAAAACTTCCTACCGTCGATATtgcaaaatcataaaaattaacaggttattttgcattttcattgcTCACagcatatttttgttattttccatatatatttacatgccTATgcaatgtttaaatattttattggaaaaaatatgcaacatttgACGACTTCCGAAATAGATGTATCCTGATTAAagcgcaaaaatgtttttttttagatttaatttttatttataaactataCATTTCTCTAAATCAACAACCTAAATACGTTCACTTTAACTCTGCCATGGCACGAGATGGAACGTGCAAAAGCTTACGTGCTGTCATCAATATGACTGCATTCAAGAGAAAGTACAAAGGAGATGATGTTTGATGCCACGCATCCCAATGACTAGCGCAGCAGCAATTCTAGTTTAAAAACCCCATGCTCTGGCCTTTGCGTTACCTatcaacaaattataatttcagACAATAGAAGTTTGCGTCATTCACATGGAGTTTCCGTGTTGAGCCCATAGACAATCGGGTGTCTCGTGCTCGTGAGACATTATCTTTTACTTATCTGTTGCTTCAACTTCGCAATTCTCTTTTGTTGTTGGCGGTGTAGTTCATATAGGGCAAAACTTCGTTGTTTGCAATTGCTTTACTTTTCAGTCTACAGCCAccaacaacattgagaagaatGCAAGTTGCCTGAGCACGAGCGACTCAGTACCTCTCTCCTCTCCTCGGCCATGAGTTGCTGCAATAAAACTTGACCTGTGTAAACGCGGTCTCTACAATCAAAAAGATTTAAACCTCACAATTCTAATTAATATATTGTTGATCACAATGATTGAAGTTAGCAGGTTGATTGAGATTCAGTCCGTTATGAAgaataatcaaataaattataagTGATATGAAGTTTAGTTCGCAAACGTAAAAtagtagttttaaataaaaattgatttaaaccataccttaaatatctatgtatgtaaataagctTCCGTATATCCTTTGAATTCACTTCCCtcattaaataatttctttatttattcatgtGTCGATAGTGCTTAATAATCTTTTCCAAAAAGTAACTAATAGCTTAacttttctagtcaaaaaaaatcttattagaGCAGTGAGCCGTAAgtcctggcagctagtgctccttttattgtaaaataataatttaatgttatttcccatatatgtattaaaaaaaaaaaataataaaactcttTCCCAAGACCCATTCAAAGCTTTCCATAAAATTACACGCGTTCAAACCATTAGATGAGATTGGCAACTGATGGTTTCACTGTCCAAACAGGAATCTGAAGCTGCTGCAGCAACAGTATTCGGTTCTACAtcaccggaacgacccggatttatatcctaCAAAGTACTGTTGAACTACTGTTATGCTATTACAACAATTGCAACAATGACTGTCACTTCAGGGGTACTACTAAAAATGTATTGGGTATATTTTATTGCGGTAAATGAACTTTATTCCCGCCATGCTGAAAAACCTTGAAGAATAAACAACAGATTTGTTTGCGGCAGCTGTTATTTcgctttatttcaaatttttcttgaaagttCAAATCGGataatcttttttaaatattcttgctCAACATTAGTTTGACATTCATGTCATCTGTTATTACTTCATTTACACTGGCCATTCTTTTTACGATATTTATCACACTTTTATGCTAATTTGGCAAGCCCGTAGTAACCTGTATGTTGGCCCATTTTAAGCATTAATAAATCGATCACAACGGGAAAAGTGGCAGCAGATTGGTTCAATTACAAtagatttgtttgctttttattattatttaatttttttgtgcctatttAGCCACGCAACCAACTGCTCTCAAAATTCCATCGAAAGGATTAATTATTTATCAACGATTTAAaccatttagtattttttttattacattttttgtgttttttctttgagtttaaaaataagaaataaagtcGAAGTATTCAGttgatattgaaataaatttgctaaaaaagtaCTGAGCGTTGAAGATcaagtttaagaaaattaatttaattggtaAATATCTAaacgtttttgtgtttttatatattgtatataatgcATTGTTGCAGTATCGAGAAATAAGGGTAAATGGAGTAGaataagtattttaaatttacgtTTAAAAATTATCATTCATTTCGTTTCATTCGTCTCCAGTTTAAGAAGCCTGATCTTTTGTCgctttgatatttaattttttttttcaagttttctagatatttatttttttaattttaatttatattttttgaaactagCGTGTATGCGATTTCTTGACGCTTCTATGCATCATTCTCTTCACTTTTTTACTTGATTTGTATTTGGAATTGTGTTAGTTTTCAGAATGTGCTAAACGAACTGTTCATCGCTTTATTCAtttcgtttggtttttttatattttctttatactgtttaatattttttttgtttttcggtgTGTTATCTATCAGTTTAAGAGGTTATTAATtagtgtttatatatatatttttgtttattgcgTGAATGGATTTGCTAAATTCAGTCATCGTCATCCTCTGATTCGGCCTCTTGCAACCAAGTCAGCCAGTTGTTAACTTGGAATAATGCAGTCCCCTTTCCAGGGTATTTGTCTGATATTTCCTCTTTCCACAGTATGAAGGTCTCCTCCTCGATAACTTCCGCCTCATAGAGATATTTGAACCAGCGGCAGAGCATACCTTAAAATGTAAGTAAGAAAAGCCTTAATATTTTCACTACAACAATTACGTTTAACGTTCTAGGAAACAAATACTGTTTTTATACCAATATTAGTTGCTGTTTGCTattgcatatttgtttttttcctacCTTTTGGGAAATTTTCATTGTAGCAGAAAACTTGTAGTGCATGGATAGCGATTAATTGCAGCTCGTTGCTGCCACCTAGGAATGTCTGCAAAATTTGGCAATACTTAAGTAGCAGTGATTCCTCCTTTTCAATGGTCGCGCGATCGGGATGTTTTTTAATGTCGGCATCTTCGGCCAAAGTGGTTtcctacaaaattaaaaataaattagtagttttattttattttctactatgCACATCGTCCCCCTAGTGTCAGAAGAATGCATgtagaaattttccaattttgagtTAATGGCTTAATTAACCTTTGGATGTTCTTTGTTATACCAAAACTCAGAATaccatacgtacatacaaagcaaacaaacattCTAATTTTCGTAgagcaataaattttcaaacttaaattcctagcttttaaattttacacGTTTATGATTCATGTTTTTGCATAAGCGAAACGACACAAAATATGTGAAATGCAGTACTCACTTTTGTGATAAATTTCACCAACACTGTCATGAGTGCATTTATAAAGCCAGCATCTTTGTAGAACTTGGCATCCACGTTGCTCTTAATCCATTTGTAGAAAGCTGCGGGATTTGGATCACTAGTCAATTGCTTCCACATCTCTGCCTGCACTTTGAGTAGCGGATACAAGAAGGCCAAGTTGCGATCGTCCAATATTTCGGCCAAACGCGCCTTATTGCGATCCACCTCTGGTAAACTATTCATTAAATCGATTTTACTGGCGCGGAACTTCTCAGCTAATGCATCCTTGCCAATGTACTTATGCAGCTGCTGTAGCACAAGCAGGAATAGTGGATAATGCTGACCATTATCGGTGTAATTAGCAATATCGGTCAATTTGAGTAAACCCACATCGGCGACGGCGCGGCATAATAGTCCAGCAACATGCGTAGCAATGCGTGGATTCAAAGTTTCCCGCTCATTCATTTTATTGATTACTTGCTTGAAAATTTCCAGTATGATGTTTGATTTGATATTGCATTGCTTGTGCACTGCGGATAGGAAAGCGACTACACGGTCCAAATACTTGTCCTCGGCCTTTTCAAGCACATCCATAATGATACTAATGCAAACatctttcatgcatttttcaggCACTTTCAGATCCATGAAACCTTCTACTAGCGCATTAAATTGCTTGCAATAAGGGCTATCATTAGCATTGGAGCTGGCCACACCACTGTCATTGTGTTCGTCTTCAGTGATTGTTACATCCTCTTCCTCTTCAGATTCATAGAAGAACTTATCCTTAACgaatgcatttgtttttttcaaaatctcttCTTTGTTGAATGCTTTAtcctttttctgtttgtttgttaCAGCACCAGCAGCTTTCTCCACAGACCCTTGCTTAGTGACTAGCTGTTGCGGATCAACGGACGTCGAGCTGCGTTTATCTGCAGCATCTGCCACGCTTAAAAATTCcgaattgttttcggcaacgcCAGCCGCCTTAATACCCCTTTCTCCACTCACCGCGTTCGATGCACCGAAATTTGGAGAAGAAGAAGTTGCCTTCAGACCTCTATCAATGATTAAGCCTAAATTGGCCggttgagaacttttttcactaTCGTACTCTGCGGAAGGTGTCGATGAAGGACGAGCTGGATTATTAATATGTGAAGTGGGTGTACCAAGAAGCGGGTATTGCGTATTAGATAGTTGATCTTTGTTTTGACCACCACTACGGTTAGAGCCTCCACTACCGAAATTACTGCCGCCACTGTTTGGTGGTGTAGATATTGGCAACATCGTTGGCAGTTTATGGTTTTGTGAAGCCGCTTTAAAGAGAAGCGAGTTTGCGGCTGGTCGCATCTGAAGATTCTCGACTGGATCTTGATTTGTGGACATTAAATTCCGTTTGAACCTTGGCGCTAATTCTTTGCTATTCAACAGTGGATTGCCACCGCCACTACCATATTGTGATGAGTTAGATGAATCAGCATCACGTCCCATATTATGGGCATTGCGGCCACCACCGCGTCCCTCTTCACGATTTCCACCGGGACCACCATTTTGGTTGTTGTGCTTATTGTAACGATTGTTGTAATTATTGCCATCTCGTCCCCCCTGATTACGATCACGACCATTGTAAGGTCGATTTGAGTTGCTGCTACCAAACCTATGAAAGAATCACATTTTTAATATGATGACATGCAACATTTGGCTTAATATAGTTGGTTTGTAAATTTGCAATACTTACGGTGAAACGATAGGCGATGCTCCTGTAACACTCAAACTGCTAAACATGTCGTTGAAACCCGGCTGAAGATTTATGTGGAAGCGATTCATCCAGCTATCACCGTCGCGATCGTTGTTGCGCATTTCGCGATTCCTTTGTGCGAACGGCGTACGAATAATTGTATCATCGTCAGTGCGAATCTGCTTGATGGGCACGGGTCCCTCAGTGGTTGCCACTTTACGGGGTATCCAATTGTTTTCACGTAATTCGATGACATCCTTCAGCATGAAGCGTATCCGTGGCGGATAGTCAGTCGATTTTGATCGGCGTTCCAAAGTATCGAAGTACTGGTTCATCAGCTCTTTGCCCTGTTCTGAATCCAAGTTCTTACCGCAAGTCTTGAGCAACTGTGCCAAGCACTCCATGTCCTCGCACATTTCTTGCGGCATGGCAGAGCGTTTCTTCTTCTTATCGAGCAACTCCATGATGCATTGATGCAACACAGTCTTCGACAACATGTCCAATTTGTGGAGTTCACCGATGAATTTGACATTACCCAGCATACGCTGCTTGGCCAAGTGCCGGCGCTCTTCTTCATCGGTGTCATTTTCACTAACATTGACTTGCGACTGTGGTCGATGTACCTTGttaaattgattattattatcGCCGTCGGCGTTGTCGCGTTTTAAGCGATTATTGAATTTATCACGGCAAACAGCGATCAGTAGACGTAGAAAAGTGCACGAACTATTTGGATCCTTTTCGAAAGATGGGGCCTCTTCTGATAGACGCTTGCACAACTGTGCATACATAGACGAGTACTTAGGCTCATCTAGGGCTTTATCAAAAATCAGCAATATAACACCGTTCAAAATGAGAATTGAGTTTAGATCGAGCTTCAACAATTCATCGCTAagttcttgaaatttttctggAGTCAATTTGTTGAGAATACCACGAACCTAGACACCAAGGTATAGAGATAATTTATTTTGCCACTAAGAACTCTTAAACTAAAAATGAGTATAAAAAATGGTCGGCGTTATCGTGAATACCATGTGAGCCAAATTACCACAATACAGGAACGaattttcatactttatttttttattatttatagcaaTATATGAGAACGATTTGTTCACATGGAATTCACgataatttcaaatataataattcatCGATATTTGAACTGACTCACCCTTCTGAAGACGGCATCATTCTTTTCACTCTGAGTAAGTCCATGCTGTGGACGTAAAGAGGGTGGTACCCAACGACCCGcagctggtggtggtggtgtggGAGATGGTGTTGGATGTTGTGCGCCGATTGCGGCACCAGCCGAATTTGGCGATATGCCACGCGACGACGATGAAGCTGAATTTACGGAAGATGGTGTTGATGAGAGTGCTCCTGGTACTGGTCCGGTTCCTGTTGTTGCAGATGATCCTGATGCATTTCCGCCGCGTATTGGTGGTGTGCGGTTGTTATAGGCTCTACCGCCTTCAGCGGCAGCCGGTGCGCGTTCGTAACGATCCTCTATTGAAATACCGCCTTGTCGGAGAGCAGACGGTATGTTACtgttgccgttaccttgctcagaAGCCTTATAACGCCCTTTATTACCTCGTTCTAGACTATTTGTATTATTGCCTGTGTTGTAACGTGAACGCGGTGTGTCGTCGTAATCACGATAATTATTGCTGCTGCCGTAATCTTCCCGATGATTTGATCTTACGCTTACATTTCCATCATTATAACCGTTACGTGGTCCGTAACCCGACTTGCTTGAATAATTGTTGTTGTACCCAGTGTTTGATGCGGTACCATATGACCTCTGTTGTCCATTTCCGTTTTCGTAACGAGAGCCCTGCTGTTGGCGATAGCTGCTGCCGCCGCCAGTGGTTGAATTGCTTAAATTACGATTACCACCATTATAACTGCCATCTGTAGACCCTTGATTGTTGTATCGTCTGTTGTTGCTTCCGTCGGCGTTGTAAGAGCCGCGTCCGCTGTTACCTTCGTTACCTATGATAGCGCGTCCAATGCCATGGCCAATACCAGCACCACCAAGAGTGCCGTTACCGCCGGATCCAATGGATGATTTGGGGCCCTGTCCCAAAGTGTCACTATTTTTGTTATAGTAACGCGACGACGACGAGTCACCCTGGTAAGTTCGTCGAGGTCGTGGGCTTACGTCCGAATCGTATTGTCGAATTTTGACGGAGTTCCTATTAAAGGCGGTACCAATATATCCCGAAGCGCTACCTGCTCCAGTTCGCCCTCCAACACCGATACTTGGACCAGATGATCCGCTTCCGTTGGAGATTATACCGCGCTCTTCCACGGACGTTGGTGACCCACCAATACTATGTCCAAGGTTTCCAGTGTTTTTATAACCACCGACGTTATTCCCTTTCGGACGATAGCTACCAGCACCAATACTGGTGTTGCCGTTCGTTGGATTAGAACCCTTATCAATCTTTACTAAATTCTTCAAGTTGTTGAAAGTGTCCGATGCGGTAGTAATCGGTAAAAGATTTGGACTTGTATTTAATAGGGTTTTACCGACCGTTGGTGTGGGCGGTGATTGGCCGCCGCAGCTGACGCCGCcgcctcctcctcctcctcggTTACTCGAATTGTCGTGAAAACGCTCAATATCAGTTTGATGAGCCGTTATTGCAAGGTGTAAACCGCTGCCGCCGATGCTGGTGTCACCGGTGCTGCTGCCTCCCTCAATGGTGCTTGCTTTCACGTTCCTGTCGTGCGCTATGGTGCCTGAATAAAGATCGCTGGTTGGATCCCAACGTTGCCTTGGGTCGTCGAAAGGCTGCGAAAAATGACCACCAAACGTTGAATGAGGAATGGTGGAAACTTTTTGGTTGACACGTGTACAAAGAATTAAATCCGCGTTACTGCTACCACGACAGTTGCTGACGTTACTTTCCGCCGTTGCGCTTTGATATGGCAAAAATGCTATTGGTTTTGATAAGGAAATGCTCTGaatgtttacaaaatatttcgCTCAGCCGTACTGCTAAGTCTGACTGTCTGTCTAATTCACTGACTGACTGATCAACTGAGTGACTGGAGATTTAAACGATACACTCAactcacacgcacacactcacGGTTGCCGATAACGTAAAATTTTTAACGAATGAAGACGCAAACAAGTTGAATATGATTACAAGTTTCACTATTTCCTTCGCAGTTATGCGATTTCCACAATTTATATATCTTTCaaagttattataatttaaacttaGCTTTCTTATAAAAGAATGTAGTTTTCTTCAAAGTCAATTGCCTTGTGGTTGTAAATATCCtgcaataaagaataaaaaagtatttgttacaaaatatcaatttaaaataataagaaaaatattatatacgctttaatgtacatatttcaCATAAATAATTGTAGGTACTAGGTATATTTATAACTT is a genomic window of Anastrepha ludens isolate Willacy chromosome 6, idAnaLude1.1, whole genome shotgun sequence containing:
- the LOC128866921 gene encoding glutathione S-transferase 1, with the translated sequence MSSKLVLYGTKLSPPVRAVQLTLKALNLDFEFRELNLFSKDQFQPEFLKKNPQHTVPALEDGEHIVVDSHAIAAYLVRKYGKDDALYPKDFHARAIVDQRLYYEAATLFATCLKQITSPLFYQNVTEVPKEKFDQIRDAYTMLEEFLAKSTYVAGENLTIADFSIVSTVSSFNAAFVSVDKSKWPKLAEWLKRLESLPYYAEANGAGLKMYADLILSKLPKQYEKLWKKALEDIKSSKQ
- the LOC128867084 gene encoding eukaryotic translation initiation factor 4 gamma 2; translated protein: AKYFVNIQSISLSKPIAFLPYQSATAESNVSNCRGSSNADLILCTRVNQKVSTIPHSTFGGHFSQPFDDPRQRWDPTSDLYSGTIAHDRNVKASTIEGGSSTGDTSIGGSGLHLAITAHQTDIERFHDNSSNRGGGGGGGVSCGGQSPPTPTVGKTLLNTSPNLLPITTASDTFNNLKNLVKIDKGSNPTNGNTSIGAGSYRPKGNNVGGYKNTGNLGHSIGGSPTSVEERGIISNGSGSSGPSIGVGGRTGAGSASGYIGTAFNRNSVKIRQYDSDVSPRPRRTYQGDSSSSRYYNKNSDTLGQGPKSSIGSGGNGTLGGAGIGHGIGRAIIGNEGNSGRGSYNADGSNNRRYNNQGSTDGSYNGGNRNLSNSTTGGGSSYRQQQGSRYENGNGQQRSYGTASNTGYNNNYSSKSGYGPRNGYNDGNVSVRSNHREDYGSSNNYRDYDDTPRSRYNTGNNTNSLERGNKGRYKASEQGNGNSNIPSALRQGGISIEDRYERAPAAAEGGRAYNNRTPPIRGGNASGSSATTGTGPVPGALSSTPSSVNSASSSSRGISPNSAGAAIGAQHPTPSPTPPPPAAGRWVPPSLRPQHGLTQSEKNDAVFRRVRGILNKLTPEKFQELSDELLKLDLNSILILNGVILLIFDKALDEPKYSSMYAQLCKRLSEEAPSFEKDPNSSCTFLRLLIAVCRDKFNNRLKRDNADGDNNNQFNKVHRPQSQVNVSENDTDEEERRHLAKQRMLGNVKFIGELHKLDMLSKTVLHQCIMELLDKKKKRSAMPQEMCEDMECLAQLLKTCGKNLDSEQGKELMNQYFDTLERRSKSTDYPPRIRFMLKDVIELRENNWIPRKVATTEGPVPIKQIRTDDDTIIRTPFAQRNREMRNNDRDGDSWMNRFHINLQPGFNDMFSSLSVTGASPIVSPFGSSNSNRPYNGRDRNQGGRDGNNYNNRYNKHNNQNGGPGGNREEGRGGGRNAHNMGRDADSSNSSQYGSGGGNPLLNSKELAPRFKRNLMSTNQDPVENLQMRPAANSLLFKAASQNHKLPTMLPISTPPNSGGSNFGSGGSNRSGGQNKDQLSNTQYPLLGTPTSHINNPARPSSTPSAEYDSEKSSQPANLGLIIDRGLKATSSSPNFGASNAVSGERGIKAAGVAENNSEFLSVADAADKRSSTSVDPQQLVTKQGSVEKAAGAVTNKQKKDKAFNKEEILKKTNAFVKDKFFYESEEEEDVTITEDEHNDSGVASSNANDSPYCKQFNALVEGFMDLKVPEKCMKDVCISIIMDVLEKAEDKYLDRVVAFLSAVHKQCNIKSNIILEIFKQVINKMNERETLNPRIATHVAGLLCRAVADVGLLKLTDIANYTDNGQHYPLFLLVLQQLHKYIGKDALAEKFRASKIDLMNSLPEVDRNKARLAEILDDRNLAFLYPLLKVQAEMWKQLTSDPNPAAFYKWIKSNVDAKFYKDAGFINALMTVLVKFITKETTLAEDADIKKHPDRATIEKEESLLLKYCQILQTFLGGSNELQLIAIHALQVFCYNENFPKGMLCRWFKYLYEAEVIEEETFILWKEEISDKYPGKGTALFQVNNWLTWLQEAESEDDDD